From one Amycolatopsis sp. FDAARGOS 1241 genomic stretch:
- a CDS encoding IS3 family transposase, with the protein MIDAEKAHYPITWMCRLLGVPRSSFYAWRQRVDTETATQARRRELSTHVTRVFTQGRGTYGCRQVAAQLNREGHACSVGLVADVMRELGLAGCQPRAYKRTTVPGEEPVHSPDLIGRAFTAQAPGRRLVGDITYLKVIAGAVTVSAQSRWLSTSSLATRQWLARAAAAPPRASPLARL; encoded by the coding sequence CCTGGATGTGCCGGCTGCTCGGGGTGCCACGCTCGTCGTTTTATGCCTGGCGCCAACGGGTAGACACCGAGACCGCCACCCAGGCCCGCCGCCGCGAGTTGAGCACCCACGTGACCCGAGTGTTCACCCAGGGACGGGGCACCTACGGCTGCCGCCAGGTCGCCGCCCAGCTCAACCGGGAAGGCCACGCATGCAGCGTCGGGTTGGTCGCCGACGTGATGCGTGAACTCGGGCTGGCCGGATGTCAGCCACGGGCCTACAAACGCACCACGGTGCCCGGCGAAGAGCCGGTGCACAGCCCGGACTTGATCGGTCGCGCGTTCACCGCGCAGGCGCCGGGGCGGCGGCTGGTCGGCGACATCACCTACCTGAAGGTCATCGCTGGTGCCGTGACTGTCAGTGCGCAGTCACGGTGGCTATCGACGAGCTCACTGGCGACGCGACAATGGCTTGCCCGCGCTGCCGCCGCACCCCCAAGGGCATCGCCACTCGCCAGATTGTGA